TTACGATACAATGCAATACATTAATTGCGAGATTTCAACGGTTTGCGTTGGCCTGGCTGCTTCTATGGCAGCGGTCTTATTGGCTTCTGGCGAGAAGAATAAAAGATTCGCTTTGCCAAACAGCGAAATTTTACTGCACCAAGTGGCAGGAGGTGTGAGCGGAGAGGCAGCGGCAATAGAAATCACTGCTAAACAGATTATTAAAATAAGGGATAAGATAAGCAAGATTCTTGCCAAACACACAGGACAGCCCTTGAAAACAATCAGCGTTGACACAGACAGAGATTTTTATTTGTCTGCGCAGGAGGCAAAGAATTATGGACTCATTGACACTGTTATAGAGACAAAAAAGTCGTAATCAATGGAATTCCTTTACAGATAAGCGTTTTATTGCTATCATCAACGAGAAATATAATTTAATCTTTCGGGAACCCCCGCCTTTAGGCGGATAGGACTCCCGGAAGATGAGGATTCCAAAGGGGTGCCCCCTTTGGTCGCAGGGCAGGAGCAGAAAGGTCCTGCCCGAGAAATATAATTTAACTGGAATTTGGTGATTAATATTAAAAAATGATTTGCCAGTTTTCCAACACACAATATGAACCAACTTACCCTACTGATAGTGGGCCTTGTTGGCGCTGTGATAGGAGCGATTTTGGGGTATCTTACGCGTC
The sequence above is a segment of the Patescibacteria group bacterium genome. Coding sequences within it:
- a CDS encoding ATP-dependent Clp protease proteolytic subunit, with the translated sequence MNIIPTVIEKSGQRERVYDIYSRLLEDRIIFLAGPLTDIGANSIIAQMLFLASKNPKKDIKLYINSPGGSVTAGLAIYDTMQYINCEISTVCVGLAASMAAVLLASGEKNKRFALPNSEILLHQVAGGVSGEAAAIEITAKQIIKIRDKISKILAKHTGQPLKTISVDTDRDFYLSAQEAKNYGLIDTVIETKKS